The genomic stretch CGAGCCTCGCTGAAAGCACCTGTAGAAAGAGTTGGTGGGCTTGAAGATGCTGCGAACCTGTCGGCGTCAAGGAAATCGGGATCGTTCAGTGCGCCTCGACCTCTGGTCGTGAGTGGGCTTGAACTATGTTGAGAAGCACACAACTTCAATGCGCACCCTTGACGACATGACCGCCTGGGCGTAAGGAAATAGGTGATAGATCTCCGGTCAGGCCTCTAATCCCATTAGGGAAAATGCACAAATGACCGGGGTCTTTTATTTTAGGAAGTTGATCTACAAGCGCTGGCGACAGTGACCTGGGTATCGAATGGTTCGTCGATGAAGACTTCGTCGTGGATGTGCATGACAATCGCGTGGCCGGTCTTTTCGATGCGGGTGATGGCCTCAGCTAGCAGGTCGCGGACGGTGGCTTGAACGATGCTCTCTGTGAGCTTCCCGCCGTAGGTTTCTAGCCGGCACCATTTGCGGGCAATGCATTGCCTATGGGGATAATTCTTAGATTTCGTTAGCGGGCTTCAGCCTAGGGAGGTTTCGCTCAGTTCTGGCAGCGCTTTAAGAAAGTGAATCGTCTCAATTCCTGCTTGGTTCATTACTTCAAGAGTTAACTCCGTGAGAGTTTCGTGGTCTTCTGCATCTGAGGATCCCGCATGGATTACTTGAGTTAAGTCGCAAAACCGAATACCTCGATGAGAGCATATCCAACATTCTTCAACAGATCCCGTAAGTACTCTTTATCAAGTTTCCCTTTAAGCGGTTCCTGTGGAGGTAGCAGTAGCACGAGTAGTGGCCGGGGAATTTGCTTGATACAGTCGTCGTGTATACGCTATCGCAATCCGGAGGAATAATGAAGAATTGGTTGCGTACCATGGCTGCTTTTGCAGGCGTAGCGGCCCTGACACTGGGAAGCGCTGTTACCGCTACAGCAGCAAATAGCGTAGATGAAGGTAGTAACATTAAGAGTTTCGAGGTTACTTGGAGCGACAACGTCGATCGGTACGACCCGGCGCTTAAAGGTACCGAAGTATACATGCCCTTTTATTGCGAGGTCTACGAATTTAAAAATGGTAAGAAAACAGGCTCCCTGCTTGGCTATGAGTGGCCAATGCTCAAACTCACTGTTGGCAAAGATGAAACAATTCCCCTCAATATAAACCTCAACAAGCCCGAGTACGAGGGTGTTGACAAGATAGGCGTTCAGGACTGCTACCAATATCGCGACGGGAAGTGGGGACCAAGCCAGTTCTCTTATTCAACTGGCTATCATGCTGGCGTTAAAACTCTCGCCATGGATCAGCAGGCCAACACCGATTTCAAGTTTAAGTTGACCGAAGGCGAGTGGGACGGAGAAACCTACCTTGGGGTGATCCCTGAGGGAAAGGCTCCGAAAGTAAGCATTGGTCTAAAGGTGACTCAGGAAGGTAACACCACCACTCTCACCAATAAGGACAACAAGCCTGCAGTAAACACTTATGTTTTTGCTGATGGAGCCGACCATAGACCTTCCGCTGAAGTAGATGAGGTGAGCCGCGAAGATACTCGCATTACTCGGGCATCCATCGGCAACGACTTGAATCTCTTCTCCGGTTACACAGGTCGTTATAAGGAATACACTTTAACTGCTTCCATTGACGATCCCGAGGAGGCCAAGCTCTTCCGTATTGAAAGCGTTGAGGGAAACGAGTCCGATGGTTGGACAGTTAACCTAAGCTCTGTTATCCGGAAGATTACCCCCGAGGCTCCGACCGTTGTAGATTCCAATAAGTGCGGCGTTGCTGGCACGGTTCAGGTTCCTGAGTCCAAGTACTTTGACTACGAGCAGGTTCAGAAAGGCACCACTGTCTCGGTGGCGGCGCTACTGAAACAGGATTTCAAGGACAAGTTCGTGGTTGAGGGCGACACCAAGTGGGAGCTGAGTGTTGCTTCTAAGCCGTGCCCACTAGGCCCAGCTGAACAGTTGGCAACTCCGGTTGCTCCGAAGCTGATCAATCCCTCCGCGGATGATCCTTCTTCTTGCGCCGTCGAACCTTACGTGACGATCAAGGAAACCGAAGGCGTTGCCTATACCGTTACTGCAAACGGTGTTGAGCTGAAGGCTAACAAAGATGGCAAGTACATCTACCCGTACAACTCGAAGGTAGAAGTTAAGGCCTCCACATTGGACGGTTACTTCTTAGCTGAAGACGCTGTAACTGAGTGGACCTGGGACAGCCACGATACTGCAATGAACCCAGCATGCAAGCCGACCCAACCGAGGAAGAAGCTCCCTTCAACTGGTGCTGAGGTCACTTCCCTACTCGGCATCTCCGCTCTACTGCTCCTTGCAGGCGGTGCGCTAACCGCACGCAGGTTCAAGTAACCAACTAGCAACATGCAGCCTACCTACAGGCATTAGCTGCAAAACCACCCCCGGAAGGGAACTGAGATCACTCAGATTCTTTCCGGGGGTTCACTTTACCCACCCCACCTATTCTCGTTCGCGTCTAGTCATAATCGCCCAGTTCAAGCTCAGGATTTTGGGTTAATACCCAAAATGTGTGTATGGCTGCGGC from Vaginimicrobium propionicum encodes the following:
- a CDS encoding LPXTG cell wall anchor domain-containing protein, which encodes MAAFAGVAALTLGSAVTATAANSVDEGSNIKSFEVTWSDNVDRYDPALKGTEVYMPFYCEVYEFKNGKKTGSLLGYEWPMLKLTVGKDETIPLNINLNKPEYEGVDKIGVQDCYQYRDGKWGPSQFSYSTGYHAGVKTLAMDQQANTDFKFKLTEGEWDGETYLGVIPEGKAPKVSIGLKVTQEGNTTTLTNKDNKPAVNTYVFADGADHRPSAEVDEVSREDTRITRASIGNDLNLFSGYTGRYKEYTLTASIDDPEEAKLFRIESVEGNESDGWTVNLSSVIRKITPEAPTVVDSNKCGVAGTVQVPESKYFDYEQVQKGTTVSVAALLKQDFKDKFVVEGDTKWELSVASKPCPLGPAEQLATPVAPKLINPSADDPSSCAVEPYVTIKETEGVAYTVTANGVELKANKDGKYIYPYNSKVEVKASTLDGYFLAEDAVTEWTWDSHDTAMNPACKPTQPRKKLPSTGAEVTSLLGISALLLLAGGALTARRFK